The Spartobacteria bacterium genomic interval ATCATTCTGGCCGTGGAAGAAGAGGTACGCGGACTAAACGGCGTGGAAAAAGTTACCGCAACAGCACGTGAGGGTGTGGGATCGATACAGATCGAAATGCTGCTGAATGCTGACGTGCAAAAGGTGTATCAGGATATCCAGCAGGCCGTGGACCGCATCACCACCTTCCCCGAGGAATCTGAACAGCCGCAGGTAACGCTTTTAACTCGCGATATGGAGATTATCACTCTTGTTCTTTCGGGCACGATGGGCGATGTGACACTACGTAATTTGGCGGAAGAGGTGCGGGACCGGCTCCTGGAAAGCAAAGACATTGTCCGCGTGGAACTGGGTAATATAAAACCGCTGGAAATCAGCGTTGAAATATCGGAAACGGCTCTGCGGAAATACAATCTGACGTTGAACGATATCGCGGGACGCCTGCGTGCTGCTGCGCTGGATATTCCTGCCGGCGGCGTAAAAACGGACAGCGGAGAAATTTTAGTACGCGTGAAGGATCGCCGCGATCTTGGGTCGGAATTCATGCAGATTCCGGTCGTAACAGGTGCTGACGGCGTACAGGTTCTGCTCTCTGATCTGGCCATCGTGAATGACGGGTTTGAGGACGCAGATACGGTGTCTACATATAATGGAGAGACGGCCATTCATCTGACCATCTATCGCGTAGGAAATCAGACCCCTATCCAGGTAGCCGGCGCGGCCAGGTCGATCATGAAGGATCTTCAACAGGAACTGCCGCCGTCGGTGCACATCAATGTGCTCTATGATTTATCCACTATTTTTAAACAGCGTATGTCCTTATTATTGCGCAACGGGGCCTTTGGACTGATCCTTGTCGTGGCACTGCTTGGGCTGTTTCTGGAAATGCGGTTGGCATTCTGGGTTATGATGGGGATTCCTATATCCTTCCTTGGAGCGATTTTATTTATGCCAATGATGGATCTCTCCATCAACATGGTTTCTATGTTTGCCTTTATTATTGCGCTGGGCATAGTGGTGGACGACGCCATTGTCGTGGCCGAAGAAGTCTATTATAAATTCCAGCATGGAACAGATCCAATAACGGCAGGCATTTCTGGAGCGAAAGCGGTAGCCATGCCGGTGACGTTCAGTGTGCTGACAAACTGTATCACATTCCTGCCCATGCTGCTGGTTCCAGGCGTGATGGGGAAAATTTTTCGTATTATTCCCATTATCGTTATTTCCGTTTTCCTGCTTTCGCTGCTGGAATCGCTTTTCATTCTTCCGTCCCATCTGGCGCACAGCATGGGTGGCAAGCGACGCGGGCTGGGTTTATTTCTTCACAACAAACAGCAAACTTTCAGCCATTGGTTTGTGAAACAAATTCGCCTGAAATATGGCCCGGTACTGGCCGTCACGCTGCATTTTCGCTATGTTACCGTGGCCTGCGCTCTGGCTGTGCTGATTTTAACCATAGGATTCGTCAGCGGCAAACGCATTGGCGTAATTAGTATGCCCAAGGTCGAATCAGATTATGCCATCGCTTATGCAATCCTGCCCTACGGCGCCCCTTTGAAGGATATCATTTCCGTACGTGATCGGCTGGTGCAGGCGGCTGAATCCGTGGCCGCTGAACAGGGCGGCGACACCTTGGTCGAGGGCATCAGTGCAGGCAACGGCGGCAGTTACGGGACGGCATCGGGATCACATGTAATCGAAATATGGGCATCGCTGACTGATCCGGAAATACGGCCGATATCTACACGGGCTTTTGTGGATGCATGGCGTAAAGCCGCAGGTGATATTCCGGGATTGGAATCCCTTTCTTTCCTGTCGGATCACGGAGGCCCGGGTGCCGGTAAAGGCATCACGGTCGAATTAAGTCACCGCAATACCAAACAGCTCGAAAAAGCGGGCGAAGCACTGGCTTCCATGCTGGAAGAATACACCATTGTATCGGATATCGACGACGGCGTCTCGCTGGGAAAACCGCAATACGATGTGAAGATACTGCCCGAAGGCCGGTACCTTGGATTGACCTCAGCAGAAATTGCCCAGCAAATTCGTGCTGCTTTTTATGGCGTGGAAGTACTGCGGCAGCAACGCGGCCGCAACGAGATCAAAGTCAAAGTGCGCTGGCCGGAAAGCGAACGTATTTCCGCCTATGATGTGGAGGAAATGCTTGTACGCACGCCAGCCGGAACCTTTGTCCCTCTTGCTGAAGTCGCCCGTGTATCGCTGGGCCGCGCCTATAATACTATTGAACGGCGCGACGGACGACGCATCATTGAAGTCACAGCCAATGTCACCCCTGACAGTGAAACCGATCGCGTCCTGGCCGACCTGCGCGGCACAATGCTTCCCGAACTGCAAACGCAGTTCCCCGGCCTGTCCTTTAGCTTTGAAGGCAAGCAGGCCGATTTCCGCGATAGCATGAAGGTTCTCGGTATTGGATTTGTATTGGCCATGCTGGGGGTCTATGCCGCGCTGGCCATCCCCTTTAAAAGCTACATCCAACCTGTCATTGTCATGTTCAGTATTCCCTTCGGGCTGGTGGGCGCAGTCATCGGACATGTGATCATGGGCTATTCCATCAGTATTATCAGCATGATGGGACTGGTCGCGCTGTCCGGCGTCGTGGTGAACGATTCTCTGGTTCTCATTGACTATGCCAACCAGATGATGCGTTCAGGAATGAATGTACGGCGGGCGGTTATGGAGGCCGGAATTCGCCGGTTCCGCCCCATTATGCTAACAACGATCACCACCTTCGGCGGCCTGATGCCCATGATTTTTGAGACATCCATGCAGGCCCGCTTCCTGATACCTATGGCGATCTCTCTTGGCTACGGCATTCTTTTCGCTACCATTATCACCTTGATTATTGTCCCGTCATTGTATCTTATTATTCACGATATTGTTGCCATCTCAGAGCGAATCAGGAGTGTGTGGAATGCCCATTAAATTCAACCCCGTCAATGATGAACAAACCATCGAAAAGGTACGCGAAATGGTCAACGTGGTCTGGCCTCGCACATTTCGGGCACTGCTGTCACCGGAACAGATTACCTACATGATGAACGCAATGTATTCTACCGAACAAATCCAAAAAGAACTGCTGGCCGGGACGTGCTATGACATCATTGCGTGGCACCGGCAACCCGCAGGCTATGTGGCCTACGGGCCGGCAGAAAATACCATTATGCCACTGAATAAAGTTTATGTTCTGCCGGACTTCCAAAACCAGGGACTGGGCTCCGCCGCCATTCGTCATGTCGTTGATTATGCTCGAAAAGCCCATACAACCCATCTGCAGCTTCGCGTGAACCGAAACAATGAAAAGGCAATTCGTGTCTATCTTAAAAATGGGTTCGTTGTCACACGCGCAGATATCAAAGATATTGGCGGCGGTTACGTCATGGATGATTACATCCTCGAAAAACCAATCTAAAGCGGTCGTTTTTTAGGCATACCAGGACGACGCGGGTATTTATCCGGTGTCTTCCGTTCCTTCTGTATGGAAAGAATGCAGGATTCCGTCAAATCCGGCTGAAGAACCACGGTCACCAGCGGGGTTCCGCCGCCCAATTCAGCCAATGCATGGGATGCACCTCCCAGCTCATGCGTTCCATTTTTTCCCTTGAGTGCCAAAACATGCCCGTTTATTCGCAAAAACGGCAGAGATATCTCTAATAATTCCGACAGAGATCCCACGGCCCGACTGGTCGTGTAAATAAATCTGCCGCGCCAACCAGAATCATGGGCCGCAGTTTCCGCACGCTCTGGAATAACCCGCACATTCATCAGCGACAGAGCGTCCGCCACCGATTCCAAAAAACGCGCTTTCTTCCCTGTTGCCTCCAACAGACAAACCGGACGTTCCGGCTGAGCGATGGCCAGTGGAATTCCCGGAAGCCCCCCACCCGACCCGATATCTAACAGTGCCCCCTCTTCCCTGAGAAAAGGGAGCAGCTGTAAACTGTCCAGAATATGGCGGTTCCATGCCTCATTCCGATTGCTCACAGCGGTTAAATTCGTATGCGTATTGACTTCCAGAAGCATATCAAGATACTTCTCTAAAAGGTTTACGCGCTCTTCACATTGGAGTATGTCAGTTACTTTCATGCAGTTGGTGATACGTCATTTCCTTTTTTTTTCAAGGAATAACTGGACATATCAGCGGCGACTGTATAAGAAGTCTTACTTTCAATTTGACTCGTGTACGCATCGCGCATTATGAATTGAGACGAGTAATTTTTGTATAAATAGAGGATTGGTTATGCCGAAACAAAAAACTAGAAAAGCAGCTGCTAAAAGATGCAAAATCACTGGCACTGGAAGAATTAAACGCACGTCTGCAGGTGGAGCGCATTTGCTAACGGGTAAAAGTCGCAAACACAAGCGTAGCTTGCGTTCATCGCAGATGGTCTGCAAAGCAGATCAGAAACGCATCATGGAATGTTTGCATCAGTAAACTGAATTTGAAAATTTAGCAGGAGAAGAACATGCCACGCGCAACAAATGCACCAGCTTCACGTAAGAGAAGAAAGACAACACTTAAAAAAGCACGCGGTTTTTACGGCTCGCGTAGTAAACTGTATCGCATGGCGACGGAATCAGTCGATCGTGCCATGAGCATGCAGTTTGAACATCGTAAACAGAAAAAACGCAATTACCGCGCTATGTGGATTATGCGCATCAATGCAGCCTGCCGGCTGAATGGCGTTCGTTATGGTCGCTTCATCGAAGCATGCACCAAAGCGAAAGTTGCTTTGAATCGTAAAATGCTTTCTGAAATTGCTATTTATGATCCAGAAGGCTTTGCCAGCATCATCGCAATGGTAAAACCGTCTGTGAAATAAATATCGCTCTTACTTATATGTACAAAACCCGCCACCCGGCGGGCTTTTTTTTAATACATACATAATACATATTAATATCTCCAACCTATATATAATTTTTTTACTGGACGTTCCCTTTAAAATCATTATTATGGCGTGGCGAATTTATTTTATGTGATCGAACAGCAATCTGGCACAAGCTGGCTTACTCAGTGCCCCCCAATCAATGAATCCAGGCATATGCGATGCCATAAATCGGTAATGAGCGCCATCCGCCCCCATCGCATCCAGTGTATTCAGAATAAGAGCATCGAGATGTTTCATTTTCAACTTTTCTTTGGCATGCACTTCGGCATGCTGATCCTGCAAAGCAAACCCCACTGTAATCTGCCCCGTTTGTTTTATTTTGCTTAGGGTCGCGGCAATATCAGGGGTAGGCAGCAGGGTTAGTGTAAGGTCGGCGGCTGATTTTGCCCGTTTCGTGGACTCCCTTTCAGCGGGCATATAATCCGCCACTGCCGCCGCAAAAATAGTAATGCTGGCTGAAGGGAAGAACGATGATGCTGAGGCCAGCATATCATTGGCACTGGTGACATGGTGAATGTAAACAGATGGATGATCCGGGATCATTTCAGTCGCTACCGGACCCGTAACAAATTCGACTACAGCACCACGTGCAGCCGCTTCCAGTGCTAATGCACGCCCCATTTTACCGCTACTCCGATTACCGATAAATCGCACAGGATCGAAATGTTCATGCGTGGGCCCCGACAAAATCAGCACCGTTTGATCACGCAGTGTCTGCGGTGCCTCCAGTTGATGAACAACCGCCTGCTCAATGACCTCTGGTTGGCTCATTCGGCCTTCCCCACGGCTACCACAGGCCAGTACGCCGTCATCTGGCCCAACCTGAATCCAGCCACGCTGAAGAAGTGCCTGCACATTGTCTTTGACCACCAGTTGTTGCCACATATGGGTATTCATCGCAGGACAGAATATTTTTTTACAGTCCTGCCGGAGTCCTAATACAGAACCGGATACGACATTCCCCGCAGCACCCGTTGTGATCTGTGCCAGCATATCAGCCGTGGCAGGCAACAACACAAACATGTCGGCTTCCTGCGCTGGATATAGGTGAGGATATATCTCATTTTTTTCGGAAGCCTGTGGCGATGAAAACATGGATGTAATCACCGGCTTTCCAAGCACAGCCTGAAACGTGGTCGGCGTAATAAAATGTGTAGCGGATTCCGTCATGACAACTCGTACATCAAAACCGCGTTTCAGCAGTCGGCTCGCCACATCTACCGCCTTATACGCGGCAATGCCTCCGCAAACACCCAAAAGAATCAATGGTTTCCTGCAAGCTGTCATGTTGACCTCAGTTTGTTCTTTCGCTTTCAGCAACAGGTGCCACAACGATTTGGTTGTCCTGGATACCGACCACATTTACGGGCTGATCTTTGGCAATAAATACGCCATCTGTAGTCACGTCATATCGTTTGTTTTCAATGCGCGCCATTCCAGAGGGCCTTAATTCACTCAGCGTGATGCCGCGTTTATTCAGCAGTGCGTCATTCTTGTCGTCAGCCACTTTGAATGCAGCTCCGTCACTGGATAGGGTCAACGCCCGGCCAAAGGACGTTTTGGGAACAAATCGCAACCACAAACAAATGAACAGCACAACGAAAATAATCAGTGCCACCATCATGATGAAACCAATCTGCGCTCCAAACACATTGAACGCGATAAGAACGGAGCACACGAGCATGAACCCGCCGATCATACCCAATACACCGCCGGGTACGAACACTTCCGCACCTATGAGAAGAATGCCACACACAATGAGAACAATAAAAAGCTGAATCGATATGGCCATAATGATTTCTCCGTATTTAAACTTCTTCCACGATGCACTGCTTATTTTGAACTTCGACAACCTGCACGGTTTTGTTTTCCGCAATATAATCACCGGGTGCAATAACATCAACGCGGCGATTGTTGATCATGGCCTTGCCCGACGGACGAAGCGCGGTCAAGGTAACGCCTCTGGCATTGAGTAAGTCCAAGTTGTCCGCATGAGCCGTATACCCTTGCGACGATGGCATCACTGCCGCCAGTGCCAGATTGTTAAGCGAACGAGAATGGACAAGGTGACGACCAATCATCCATCCGGAAAAAATACAAACAATCAGTGTCAGAGAAAATCGCACAATGGCTGATGGCAGTTCGCTGAAATCCATGCTGTACCACGGTGCTCCCGGGATATTTATGATCATTGCATTAATGACGGCCCATCCCACCAGCACAATGCCGCCAGCACCAATAAAACCAAATCCGGGCGTCACAAAGATCTCAATAATCAGCAAGGTGATCCCTGCCATAAAAATCAGCAAATCCTCCATGCCGGACAAACCAGCAATATGATGTCCCCAGAAAAACAATATAATACAAAGCCCTCCCAGCAATCCAGGCAAACCAAACCCAGGCGTCTTAATTTCAAGGTAAATCCCCAGCAGACCTCCCATTAAAAGAAAAGGTGAAAACTTCGCAATCAACCGAGCAATACGTTCGGCTGAGGTAACCTCCATCACAATGACCTTGTCATTTCCCCAGCCTTTACTCTGCAATATCGCGGCGATATCTTGGCGCGTTCCTGCTGACAGCAGCGGTTTTCCATTATCTGCACGCGGCGCATCTGCTTCGATATTTGTCAAAGTCAGCAATTCGCCTTCCGGACAAATAACTTCATCGCCGATCGTATATTCAATTTCGCGACGAACCATCGCTTCCGCCAGCTCCTTGTCGTGGCCGCCCTGCTCAGCCGCCGCTCGGATTTTGGCCGCAACACCAGACACCATCTTCTCCTGAATATCTTCCGGCATCGCCTGCACACCACCCATAGGTCCCATCATAATGGGCATCGCATCGCCAATCACACTGCCCGGTGCCATATAAATCTCTTTTGTTCCAAGCGCAATAATCGCACCCGCTGAATAAGCATCTTTTTCCACAAAAGTGATAACAGGAATAGGTGACGATTGAATCAACGCAAGTATTTCACTTGCCGCATCCAACGTCCCTCCTGGGGTATTCATCGAAAGAATAATCGCATCGGCATCCTTGCGAATCGCCTCATCCACTCCGCGCCGCATCACATACAACAGTGCCGGCTCAATCATTCCATGAACCGGAATAACATAAACTGACCCCGAAGCATCCTTCGTCTCTACCGGCACTTCTGACGCCAGCAACGTACCGTCCAAGCCAATAAACAGGAAAAACAGAACCCAAAACCGATAAGCCAACCATTTCATAATCTCACCTCAGAGAAAAAGGTAGCACAAGCACTGCGAATAAACAACCAATCAAGTTGTTCTACACCAATTCCCCAAATCACGAATTGTGTACATACACCCCCAGCCACCACGCATTTTTCGCGCCCCCGTTTTACGAGACGCACTGAAATAATCCGGATTTTGATCAAAAAAAGACTCCACGAACTCCAATGAACCCAAAACCTGCCCATCGCAAAAATAACGACTTCGGCATTGCAGCCGTTCAAAATCCGATATTTTCATCCGTTTCTTCAATTTATCCGGGATCATCTCACGATCCAGCATCGCAACATTTGGATTTCTGCAAACCTCCTCATACATCAAGACCCGCTCCCAGTAGATATTTGATGCGTCCTCCCACTGCTCCACCCGCTCTTTCGCACGAACTGCATCATCAAGTCGTTCCAACCCAGATGCCAAGGCTACAATACCGGCTCGCGCCATCGAACTCCCGCCCAGAGCTTCACCCAGCCCGCAAAAACGATAAACCTTTGGATCATCGACCATTCCCGCCCGCACCGGATTCATCTCGATATACGCCGCCATAGTACATAGAGCCACGCCATCTTCTACCAACACACTTTTAAAACGGCGATCCCACAACGTGCCATAGCGTCCGCACCGACGATTATACCAACAGGAAAACCGCTGCTTAACCTGTTTCATGAATTCACTAATATCATGCATACGAACAAGATAACTCTTCTTATCTTCTACAGTCACATCCACTAGGCCGACTTTATCCCACTCCGCCCAGCGCATACATATCTCAGATACCTCATCTTCTGTATACAAAAAACCCAGCCGCTGAACTAGTTGTTCATCTGTAATCAATGACACATCAGCACGATCAGGCTCCTCCAGCAGCAAATGAAAATGATTCGTCATCACCGCATAAGTCAATACGCGCACACCGGTAAACCCTTCAACTCTGCGAATTAACCGCCGCATGTGTTCTTTTTCAACATCGCCCAGCAACATTTCACGCCCCACAATGCGCGACATGCAATGGTAATAGGCCAAGTGATCCCTTTTGATTCGTTTCTTTCTCATGCCCGTAATAAAAACATACTGCCTGTTACAATGCAATAAAATATATATAAAAATAGACTGGCGATATTTATATTAAATCCATCCCGATTCAACGGAGGACGGAAGCGAGGCATTCCGCACTGCTGATGCCGTCCATGGCGGCAGAAATAATCCCGCCCGCATAACCGGCTCCTTCGCCAGAGGGGTACAGACCCCGGGTGTTGACACTTTGGCGCGTTTCGTCGCGACGTATCCATACGGGGGAGGATGTGCGTGTTTCTACTCCGGTAAGGGTCGCATCTGGCAGATCGAAGCCACGTATTTGACGGGCAAAGGCGGGGATGGCCTCGCGCAATGCGCAGACGACATAGGATGGGAGGCAGGCGGCAACATCGCAAAGCTGAACGCCGGGCTGATAAGAAGGTTTGACGGAACCCAGCGTGCGGGAGGCCCGGCCTTTTAGAAAATCTTCGACTCGCTGACAGGGCGCATTATAGTTTTTTCCACCGATGTCGTAGGCAAGTGTCTCCCATTGTCGCTGAAAAGTGATACCGGCAAGAGGATGCCGGCCGGAGAAATCTTCAGGGGTGACGCCAACCACCAGCGCACTGTTTGCATTGCGTTCGCTTCGGGAATATTGGCTCATACCGTTGGTAACGACGCATCCGGTTTCGGAAGTGGCGGCAACGACGGTTCCCCCTGGACACATACAGAAACTGTAAACAGTACGTCCGTTTTTACAGTGATGCACGAGCTTGTAGTCGGCGGCTCCCAGCAGGGGATGCCCGGCGGCGGTGCCATAACGACTTCGGTTGATAAGCGATTGCGGGTGTTCGATGCGCAGGCCTATGGAAAAGGGCTTTGCCTCCATATGAACGCCTTGATCGCAGAGCATTTGAAAGGTGTCGCGAGCACTATGCCCAATGGCCAGCAGGACATGCCGACAAGGGATATGTTCGCCATTCTGCAACGTTAGACCTGTAATCGAATCGTTTTCGCGGTGAATGGTCTCGACGCAGCTTTCAAAGCGAAAGATTCCGCCCAGTGACTCAATGGTGCTGCGAATATGTTCGACCACTTTTACCAAACGAAACGTTCCTACATGCGGTTTATTGACATAGAGAATTTCCTCGGGCGCACCGGCCTTCACAAGTTCGGCGAGTACATGTCGACCAATAAAGCGGGGATCTTTGATTTGCGTATTCAGCTTCCCGTCAGAAAAGGTTCCGGCACCCCCCTCTCCAAACTGCACATTGGACTGGGGCTGAAAGGTGCTGTGATGCCAGAATCCGAACGTATCGCGAGAGCGGTCGCGAACAGACTTGCCCCGCTCAAGAATGACGGGCTTGAATCCCGCACGGGCTAAAACGAGTGCCGCGAAAAGACCGCAAGGTCCGGTTCCGACAACGACAGGCCGTTCGGCCAAGGACGGGGGTGCGATATAGGGAAAATGATACCGACAATCCGGCGCAGGACGAATATGCGGATCTTTCTTTTTTCGTTGAAGGACAAGGGGTTCACATGTAATTTCCGCATCCACACTGTAGGTCAGACGAATGGCCTCTTTTTTACGGGCATCCACACTGCGCTTAAAAATGGAAAAATGCGTCAGCTCTTTTTCTGAAATACCCAATTTTTTGATAACGAGCCGTTTAAGGGCATCATCCTGATGGTTCAACGGCAATTTAAGTTCGGTAAGTCGCAGCATAAGACCTCGTCCTTTTCAGTGGCAGCAGGGATTCACATTTCTGCCGCGCATTATGCACAGAGCTGATATATGTGCAACCTGCTTCTTATGCATTGAATCTATTCGATGCATGCTTGCCGATAAACCATTGTTGCGATATGTTCCCCAGATACATTCACTATGACTAGACTCGAAAAAGAAACAGTTAACTAGAATGACTTGGCTTTGGATACTAACGCTCCTTTTTAATGTATCATTTGTACTGTATATCCTGCGTGCAAACCGGCGTTTGCGACAGGTCGTCAACGAGCGCGACGAGCAGCTCGAAGAACGGCAGCGGGCAGAGGCAGAGCTGCGTTTAATTTTCAATGCAGCCGGCGACGGCATGCGCGTCGTAGACCAGGATATGCGGGTAGTGGAAGTAAATGAACGGTTTCTCCAAATGACAGGCTATACCCGCGAGGAAATGATCGGTGAACGCTGTGATTCCTTTGCAAAATGCGATGACTTATGCGGCACAGAGCAGTGCGCAGTCCGACTGGTCATGCGCAACAAAGCACCGCGCATGGAAATGGATGTACGCTTAAACACAAAAAATGGCGATCTTC includes:
- a CDS encoding efflux RND transporter permease subunit gives rise to the protein MKMTGLKRGPIAWMVRNSVASNLTMLVLLLGGLIAAMHIKQEVFPDFDLDIVSVSVVYPGASPEEVEQGIILAVEEEVRGLNGVEKVTATAREGVGSIQIEMLLNADVQKVYQDIQQAVDRITTFPEESEQPQVTLLTRDMEIITLVLSGTMGDVTLRNLAEEVRDRLLESKDIVRVELGNIKPLEISVEISETALRKYNLTLNDIAGRLRAAALDIPAGGVKTDSGEILVRVKDRRDLGSEFMQIPVVTGADGVQVLLSDLAIVNDGFEDADTVSTYNGETAIHLTIYRVGNQTPIQVAGAARSIMKDLQQELPPSVHINVLYDLSTIFKQRMSLLLRNGAFGLILVVALLGLFLEMRLAFWVMMGIPISFLGAILFMPMMDLSINMVSMFAFIIALGIVVDDAIVVAEEVYYKFQHGTDPITAGISGAKAVAMPVTFSVLTNCITFLPMLLVPGVMGKIFRIIPIIVISVFLLSLLESLFILPSHLAHSMGGKRRGLGLFLHNKQQTFSHWFVKQIRLKYGPVLAVTLHFRYVTVACALAVLILTIGFVSGKRIGVISMPKVESDYAIAYAILPYGAPLKDIISVRDRLVQAAESVAAEQGGDTLVEGISAGNGGSYGTASGSHVIEIWASLTDPEIRPISTRAFVDAWRKAAGDIPGLESLSFLSDHGGPGAGKGITVELSHRNTKQLEKAGEALASMLEEYTIVSDIDDGVSLGKPQYDVKILPEGRYLGLTSAEIAQQIRAAFYGVEVLRQQRGRNEIKVKVRWPESERISAYDVEEMLVRTPAGTFVPLAEVARVSLGRAYNTIERRDGRRIIEVTANVTPDSETDRVLADLRGTMLPELQTQFPGLSFSFEGKQADFRDSMKVLGIGFVLAMLGVYAALAIPFKSYIQPVIVMFSIPFGLVGAVIGHVIMGYSISIISMMGLVALSGVVVNDSLVLIDYANQMMRSGMNVRRAVMEAGIRRFRPIMLTTITTFGGLMPMIFETSMQARFLIPMAISLGYGILFATIITLIIVPSLYLIIHDIVAISERIRSVWNAH
- a CDS encoding GNAT family N-acetyltransferase, encoding MPIKFNPVNDEQTIEKVREMVNVVWPRTFRALLSPEQITYMMNAMYSTEQIQKELLAGTCYDIIAWHRQPAGYVAYGPAENTIMPLNKVYVLPDFQNQGLGSAAIRHVVDYARKAHTTHLQLRVNRNNEKAIRVYLKNGFVVTRADIKDIGGGYVMDDYILEKPI
- the rsmG gene encoding 16S rRNA (guanine(527)-N(7))-methyltransferase RsmG, which codes for MKVTDILQCEERVNLLEKYLDMLLEVNTHTNLTAVSNRNEAWNRHILDSLQLLPFLREEGALLDIGSGGGLPGIPLAIAQPERPVCLLEATGKKARFLESVADALSLMNVRVIPERAETAAHDSGWRGRFIYTTSRAVGSLSELLEISLPFLRINGHVLALKGKNGTHELGGASHALAELGGGTPLVTVVLQPDLTESCILSIQKERKTPDKYPRRPGMPKKRPL
- a CDS encoding 50S ribosomal protein L35, whose protein sequence is MPKQKTRKAAAKRCKITGTGRIKRTSAGGAHLLTGKSRKHKRSLRSSQMVCKADQKRIMECLHQ
- a CDS encoding 50S ribosomal protein L20 codes for the protein MPRATNAPASRKRRKTTLKKARGFYGSRSKLYRMATESVDRAMSMQFEHRKQKKRNYRAMWIMRINAACRLNGVRYGRFIEACTKAKVALNRKMLSEIAIYDPEGFASIIAMVKPSVK
- the coaBC gene encoding bifunctional phosphopantothenoylcysteine decarboxylase/phosphopantothenate--cysteine ligase CoaBC, encoding MWSVSRTTKSLWHLLLKAKEQTEVNMTACRKPLILLGVCGGIAAYKAVDVASRLLKRGFDVRVVMTESATHFITPTTFQAVLGKPVITSMFSSPQASEKNEIYPHLYPAQEADMFVLLPATADMLAQITTGAAGNVVSGSVLGLRQDCKKIFCPAMNTHMWQQLVVKDNVQALLQRGWIQVGPDDGVLACGSRGEGRMSQPEVIEQAVVHQLEAPQTLRDQTVLILSGPTHEHFDPVRFIGNRSSGKMGRALALEAAARGAVVEFVTGPVATEMIPDHPSVYIHHVTSANDMLASASSFFPSASITIFAAAVADYMPAERESTKRAKSAADLTLTLLPTPDIAATLSKIKQTGQITVGFALQDQHAEVHAKEKLKMKHLDALILNTLDAMGADGAHYRFMASHMPGFIDWGALSKPACARLLFDHIK
- a CDS encoding transposase gives rise to the protein MRKKRIKRDHLAYYHCMSRIVGREMLLGDVEKEHMRRLIRRVEGFTGVRVLTYAVMTNHFHLLLEEPDRADVSLITDEQLVQRLGFLYTEDEVSEICMRWAEWDKVGLVDVTVEDKKSYLVRMHDISEFMKQVKQRFSCWYNRRCGRYGTLWDRRFKSVLVEDGVALCTMAAYIEMNPVRAGMVDDPKVYRFCGLGEALGGSSMARAGIVALASGLERLDDAVRAKERVEQWEDASNIYWERVLMYEEVCRNPNVAMLDREMIPDKLKKRMKISDFERLQCRSRYFCDGQVLGSLEFVESFFDQNPDYFSASRKTGARKMRGGWGCMYTIRDLGNWCRTT
- a CDS encoding NAD(P)/FAD-dependent oxidoreductase, whose translation is MLRLTELKLPLNHQDDALKRLVIKKLGISEKELTHFSIFKRSVDARKKEAIRLTYSVDAEITCEPLVLQRKKKDPHIRPAPDCRYHFPYIAPPSLAERPVVVGTGPCGLFAALVLARAGFKPVILERGKSVRDRSRDTFGFWHHSTFQPQSNVQFGEGGAGTFSDGKLNTQIKDPRFIGRHVLAELVKAGAPEEILYVNKPHVGTFRLVKVVEHIRSTIESLGGIFRFESCVETIHRENDSITGLTLQNGEHIPCRHVLLAIGHSARDTFQMLCDQGVHMEAKPFSIGLRIEHPQSLINRSRYGTAAGHPLLGAADYKLVHHCKNGRTVYSFCMCPGGTVVAATSETGCVVTNGMSQYSRSERNANSALVVGVTPEDFSGRHPLAGITFQRQWETLAYDIGGKNYNAPCQRVEDFLKGRASRTLGSVKPSYQPGVQLCDVAACLPSYVVCALREAIPAFARQIRGFDLPDATLTGVETRTSSPVWIRRDETRQSVNTRGLYPSGEGAGYAGGIISAAMDGISSAECLASVLR